The window TCttcgaaataataaatatatttattatgtcGTGCAAGTGAATGCACGTTTGATATTTAAAACTCGACCACTGACGTCTTCAgcgttattattattagagaATAAAGAATGCACAGAATGTCGTTTCTTTAAAAGTGATTGGATTCACATCGCAATTGCCTCGTTAAATAGTGGAATTATTATTGTTGAAAAATTGATACGCATACAAATAGATACACTCTTTAATATCTATTTTACTAAAAATAAGGACTGAAAGTATATAAACACTTTACTTATTTTTCAGGAgaatcagaaagaagcagcgAATAAAACATCatgtatgtattttttatatttaactatTAAAAAAGCgagatatataataaaatataaaatctttataCACCCTCTAAGCTTCAAGTAGCAATCCTTTTCAAGTTTCGAAtatctttccatttttttttctctgAAATTAACGATTAAATTTTCATCCAACTGGTACATAATCACAGTTAACGATTAGAGTGGGTATTTAATCGTCAATTCAGATCATTGATTAATCATTGCGATCTTCTTTCTTGCGAGATTGACGTTTTAATCTCTAATGAATATCACCTCGGATCTCTTTTAATTGTTAATAGCATTCATTCAATATAACATACATTCTTAAATGTCAGATACatcttaatttaaaatttaacaacTTTTAACTTGTAACGATTAATTTCTTCTAATAGTAAGCATCGATCAGTTAAAACAAATGAAGTAACTTTTACCAACGACTTTTAATCAATTAGTGCCCAATCCTGCCTCAAATaaagtaatttaatattttgcgATCAACGATCCAACAGTATTTATCacataattattttcttttagcAAAAACGTGTTCAGGAATTTGCATGGCAGAGAGAATTGCCGATTACTGCGATGCGGTTCTGGTAATAGACACCCTTTGCAAGCCAGGATATAAATGTTGCGTATCCAGAGATGCGTTTGGGGATTCACCTCCGCCAGAACTACTAGTCATTGACCGAACCAATTCAAGTCGCATCGATGAAAAGACCGGTCTCAATACATCTTACAAAGGTTCTTCGCCTTTTACGACTGTAAGATCAAATATGATTACTTCTACGAGCGTAGCCAGCACTACGATAGCAACGACTACTACGATAGCGAAACAACCAACAACTACGACAAGACCAAAGATTACGGTGAGAAAGCCGTGTAAAGGTGAATGCGTTAGTGGCTTCTTCGCTCTTTTATGCGATAAAGTGGATGGAGAAGCTGAATGCCCTGATGATGGATCTTGTTGCGTCATCGACGCGTTCTTAAAAACTGTAAGAAAGTAAAGCTGTAGAAAGACGAATATTTCTTAAGAGACAACTTCGTATTTACGAGCATAATCCGATTGAACAGGAAACGACAACAACGACAGTTGGACCAACAACGAAACCGCCGGAACCAAAATTACAACCATGTCCCGGATTTTGCTTGTTAACCATTATGGCAGCCTTCTGTGAACGGCCAAACGCAATAATAGCGAAGACTTCGACTTGTCAATCCGGATATATTTGTTGTGACAACACGAAAAGCTCGCCGCAGGtgattctatttcttttttacgGTAGAACCCTTTCAATGGAACGATTAAATTGAGGCAAGTAAGATATTGGATAACCCATAcgaaaaagaaaattgaaattactcGCACATAGACAGTAAACGTAGTGACACCATCTTCTCCGTATTAGACACCAAGGCCAAGGCCAAGGCCCACGCCGAGACCATCGATTACCACAGTTTCTTTACCACGAGACACACGTGCAGAGTGTCCTGGATCGTGTATCGTTTCCTATTTATCATTCACTTGTTTCAGTAAGTATTTACTCTTCCCTCTTGTTACTCCTACTTTATTCGTTTGAAAACTTATCGTTGCCAGGAAAATATTAATTGCGTATGTTATACAGCTAATAACTTCGTTAACGTTAATACATTTTTCGTAAATGTGTTTTCGTTATATCTGCGTCgtatatttcgaaattgtcTCACTCTTATTTTCATCAATAAgatataatgtaaaataataataataataatggttATAGATTCCCTTAGAAATTCATCCACAGATCCCTTATTTTCTTATAGCTTGtggtaaatttatttttattttttattttatatgtactGTTTTTTAAgcgattttaaattttaaagaaGCGAACAATTTGCATTGAAAGTCTTAGGTAATTTTAATTAAGGTAACTACTGATTTAATTTAAGGTAACTACTGATAAACTCGTTAGCTGGATAATTAGAATTCAATTGACATTtccaaaaaaagaagaagacttCGTTTCGTCGATTCCGTTGATCAGAAATTACACAGAATTCTAAATACCAATCCACTGAATGTCAAGAGCACACATTTAATATTCTCTCAACGCACTTTTTCTTGAAAATTCCTTTTCTTCGGTTTGAGTACGCAGTACTTGAGGATTGACTATTCGATTATTGAATCGTGACAACTGATTTTCTAATTTATCCTTTAGAAACTCTTATTTTATGACGTTATTTCTTTACGCTATTGAGGGCGACAGACACGAGTTTCTAAAAACTCTGACTAAACAATTCTATCTTTCCTTGATGTGTTTTGGCATGCCTAAGCAACGAATAAGGACtccaaaatgaaaataaattttaggGATGATACTACGAATTATTTCATCTGCTTGTACACATTCTGACGATAGTGGTTCTGTATTTATACGTAGCTAGATTAACAGTGTATCAAAGCGACATGATTTATTATTCACTGTAAGGATGCAAAAAGTTAAATCCATCTTTGTTTGAGCCTCTTTAATTAGAAAAATGCTAACCCTCGTACAAAGCCTCTTTTCAAGTCGTTTTGCTTTTTCAAACTTCCtttattcgaaaaattcgataaggTAAAGATAAAAATTCCAGTAACTTGAAAATTTTAACGCTTTCCTCGAGTTTCTAGTTACCGAGATTCGactttattatgaatttttccgtTTTTTAAGATAATGATGCAGCACGATTTTCGAAAGCACAGATAGCTTTAAATCTTTAAAAGTTATAAAAATTCAATTCATACATTATGTATTTCatcatttatttaattagttttgtaatatttatctCCATTCTTTCTCCCTATTTCGCTGCTCTTTTAAAAGTttgtatagaaatttaatatcgaATTTTGTGAATTTCTTACATATGAATAACATTTCTCattgttttttcttctctttataGGAAACGCTGAACTGACGAATTTGTTTAAATGTAAGAAACAAGGGCATCAATGTTGCGCTCCAAAATCATTGATACGAGAAATCAACGGTGGAAATTCTAGCGAAGCAATTTTGACTAATAGAAATGACACCATGTATGTTACTTCAAGGCCATACACAACACCATTTACGACAGCTATGTGTAAGTTATAATACATTAATAACATTCAAGTTAAAGATTTATTCAAGATATTCGCACTAGCGGTTTTTaatttatcttgtaattttgaaaGATTTCGTGCAACATACTACAGCATACAACGTTACGATGTATTTATCCATAATCGTGTATTGTATTTTAATACAGGAATGGAGAAATTAagcaaaatttatttatatgtaaaaaGTTACACCAACTTTGTAGATGAAACAACAACGATGATGACAACTATGAGAAGCCCCGTGTACAGTAAATACGTGTGTGGTGTAAAAGGAACCTCCCGTGGACCGATTCAAGCACGTAGTCTTGAAAGAGGAGCACGAGTTGTCGGAGGGGAAGACGCAGATGCCAATGAATGGTGTTGGCAGGTTGCCCTGATTAATTCCTTAAATCAGTACCTCTGCGGTGGTGCACTCATCGGCACGCAATGGGTCTTGACAGCTGCACATTGTGTAACAAAGTAAGTTTTATGGTGATCAGTATGTTTTGAATTTTAATACATTTaccattatataatattaacttACTTACTAATCTTTCAAAACGTCGTAAAGTTACAGACAATGAAAAAGTGGATATTTAAAATGATTATATTACCTCATTTTTACTTGTAGTATTGTACGATCTGGGGATGCGATTTATGTAAGGGTAGGTGATCACGATTTGACGAGAAAATACGGAAGTCCTGGTGCTCAAACTCTGCGAGTGGCAACCACTTACATTCATCATAATCATAACAGTCAGACTCTTGATAACGATATAGCGCTATTAAAGCTTCATGGACAAGCAGAGCTTAAGGATGGTGTTTGCTTAGTATGTTTGCCTGCACGAGGGGTTAGTCATACAGCTGGTAAACGATGTACCGTCACTGGTTATGGATATATGGGAGAAGGTAAGATTCCCATATTGTTTTTGTTCGTTATACGTATTTATGTACATGTAGCAAAGTTCCGAACAAATTGAAACTTCTTGATAAAATCTTTCATCAAAGTTAGTAGTGAATAGATTTTGTTATTATGAACGTTGTCTGTTGCTTATTTCTGCATCAAccgatttcgatgaaattttcagcatgtacatatgtatgtaaagttgacacaaattaatataaattgccAGGTATTTTATTACAGCGCGTACTACAACTGTGCGTAGTTAACTTTTACCTGATGAGTACAATAAAGAGTCGTTTTCTTTGTGAAGTAAAACATATTACACTTAATCAAGATAATTTCTACATAATTCTATCCACCTTTACCAATTTCATATTcctaaatatacgtatatattttcctatattttcatgtagaacatatatgtatatttaataaggTGTGTCTACTTTTGTATGTAGCTGGTCCTATCCCGCTTCGAGTACGAGAAGCTGAGATACCAATTGTAAGCGACGCAGAATGTATACGTAAAGTGAATGCCGTAACTgaaaaaattttcattttgcCAGCAAGTAGTTTTTGCGCTGGTGGCGAACAAGGAAACGATGCATGTCAGGTAATATTAATTCCGctttgtatatatacatactataCAGTGAAATCTCCGTATTCGCGATAATAACTCACAAAATCGATCGCAAATATAGCTGatagtatattatttatttattaatcaaGCGCAAGATATTAGATATAAGATAGATATtagatataagatatatataagATAGATATTAACAAGAGTAACTAATAActgtataaaataatacaagTTCTGTGATAATGATACAATTCCTACGTGATAAAGTGAAAtgacttttactttttttaaatagaatgaAATGACGTTTTCTACATAGAtcagaaatgaaagaaataataattcgTACATTTCACGatatttactatttatttgtaaatataGTATGTTTTATTGGTCAAGCTAATACAAGCAAAAGTACTGTTTATATTTTACTTaaacaattatatataataattgcaAAACCTAATATTTGATAGGGCGACGGTGGAGGTCCTTTAGTATGTCAAGATGACGGATTCTACGAATTAGCTGGACTGGTGTCATGGGGTTTTGGTTGCGGAAGATTGGATGTTCCTGGAGTTTATGTCAAAGTATCGGCGTTCATTGGTTGGATCAACCAAATTATTTCCGTAAATAATCTTTAGCTTTTTTATGTTCTATTAATAAAAGttaaagtatttatttattaaggAAACATTGTAGTACCTTTACGCGCTTGATGACGTAACATCATTATGTTACGTATCCAGCAAAGATATCTaagaaacatctttttaaatattatttaattatatcaattaaaatatatgagaagaaagaaaaatctttTTGACGCATGATAAGAATGCAACAATTCGTGCAAAggaatttaacattgaaaatgttacgaTAATCGTATTATGTTTataaatatcgtaatacttgATAATTACCTTTAATAATTAAAGGTAACTAAAAATTTGTTTTAGCaatatgattttatataactaaTGCAGTAAACTTCCGTTTATccaattttttgaatatttgaatcgcCACACTTCAAACATTGAATTATTCTCGCCAAAGGTAATAAATACGTATCTATAATTTCTTGTGAGCTTTAAAGTCATAAAATCTTGGTAAGTGAAAATTACGTACTTTTAAAATACCAAAAACAAATGTAATTCTTAAAACTTTAATATCATGACAACAAGGTATAAATAAACATTATATTTATTagctatatataatatattttgtaaattgtaataaatcttgTTCCTGTAATTATTCAAACATAATTTTATGATATAGGAAAAACGAAAGTTTATTGTATCTATCAattaaatagaattttttagaatttaaattttaatgtcattggtaaaatatatataataaataagtttAATCTATGATTTCCTTTTGGTAATTGTGCCATCAAGTGCGTCAATTTTAGATGAAAAAATGCTGTCTTAATAAAGATTCTTAGATAATAATGAAgattatacaataaattataaaatcattGGTAGACATAAATTTACTCGAAAAACATTAATTAAAAGATTATATAAAAGTACAAAATACTctaattttgtaaaatactaaatataatgtaaaaatattaaacattagtgtattattacaataatacatatatacgatacgtatgttaaatattaataagatACATAAAACAGATTTgattattgtaataattataacAACCTTCAGACATTTCTTATGAATTTTGTCGAGTATAGTTAGAGTGATTAAATATAAATCTTTTTACTATCGCGCATAATATATGTCTGCATATGATATGCGTAAAACTACATATATCATTTTGTCAGTTGCTTGTCACTTATTTTAAACGTTAGACAAAATgttaataaaaagataaaacttataattataatttttttttttgtgtctttaccaacaattttataattcattGTATATATATGAGTATATACAtgtcatttatttatattaaatgacATATTGCAAGTGAAAGTCAATTTCATAGAAATTAAAACGGTTTTGTTAAGGCCAAAATATAGTGATATTTAATTACCATAgtagagaatatatatatatatatttaatgtaattttttaataataatttatgtaaGACATTGCAactgatatatgtatgtatgtatgtttatttttattattatatatgtatattcatcagttttgttttatgaaattggctctttattttatatatatgttacgGGCAAAGGCTGCAAGACATACAAAATCGGTTTTGTCCGGGCAATGTCAGCATTATGCACCACTGCCT of the Bombus affinis isolate iyBomAffi1 chromosome 6, iyBomAffi1.2, whole genome shotgun sequence genome contains:
- the LOC126917765 gene encoding protein masquerade; the encoded protein is MRKAKMILRTVPGGIVLFLLLSGSIAAQDDDSLAGTFLSGLLDSITSTANSADCPGVCVHTFATLICYEVLEDVECPASMRCCIEAPINGTGTSGSAAPPHGDDSTSTIITTVKTTTTTSTTTPSTTTALTTVSSTTSVKATSENQKEAANKTSSKTCSGICMAERIADYCDAVLVIDTLCKPGYKCCVSRDAFGDSPPPELLVIDRTNSSRIDEKTGLNTSYKGSSPFTTVRSNMITSTSVASTTIATTTTIAKQPTTTTRPKITVRKPCKGECVSGFFALLCDKVDGEAECPDDGSCCVIDAFLKTHNPIEQETTTTTVGPTTKPPEPKLQPCPGFCLLTIMAAFCERPNAIIAKTSTCQSGYICCDNTKSSPQTPRPRPRPTPRPSITTVSLPRDTRAECPGSCIVSYLSFTCFRNAELTNLFKCKKQGHQCCAPKSLIREINGGNSSEAILTNRNDTMYVTSRPYTTPFTTAMYETTTMMTTMRSPVYSKYVCGVKGTSRGPIQARSLERGARVVGGEDADANEWCWQVALINSLNQYLCGGALIGTQWVLTAAHCVTNIVRSGDAIYVRVGDHDLTRKYGSPGAQTLRVATTYIHHNHNSQTLDNDIALLKLHGQAELKDGVCLVCLPARGVSHTAGKRCTVTGYGYMGEAGPIPLRVREAEIPIVSDAECIRKVNAVTEKIFILPASSFCAGGEQGNDACQGDGGGPLVCQDDGFYELAGLVSWGFGCGRLDVPGVYVKVSAFIGWINQIISVNNL